In the genome of Limanda limanda chromosome 15, fLimLim1.1, whole genome shotgun sequence, one region contains:
- the dis3 gene encoding exosome complex exonuclease RRP44 — translation MLKSKTFVRKTRSGGVVKIVREHYLREDIWCGSEACTECKQESTVLETDACLESSLCSYPHYLIPDTNVVLHQIDVLEDPVIRNVIILQTVLQEVRHRSAPVYKRLKDIIHEKEKHVYTFTNEHHRDTFIEREPGESANDRNDRAIRVAAKWYSQHLKKLESETEGLKVVLLTNDQDNKRKAEESGLLAYKCEEYIKSLIANPELVDRLALSNDDKNEITSSRVLFPEHLPLSRIQAGIKSGAFLQGTFRASRDNYLEATVFVQGEGEDSTEVLLQGLQHLNRAVYQDVVAVQLLPRDQWVAPSSVVLQDEGAAKDDEAEEEEEEKALRLSVAEAARKPTGKVVGIIKRNWRPFCGMLNVSLIKESTRHLFTPADRRIPRIRIETRQASTLAGHRILVSIDGWPKDSRYPNGHFVRSLGNAGDKDTEQEVLLLEHDVPHQDFSQAVLSFLPKMPWAITPEDMAKREDLRNLTVCSVDPPGCTDIDDALHCRELENGNLEVGVHIADVSHFIRPGNAMDKEAANRGTTVYLCGKRIDMVPEMLSSNLCSLRSNVERLAFSCIWEMNHKAEIVKTRFTKSVINSKASLTYAEAQMRIDDASRNDDTTESLRGLNKLAKILKKQRIEKGALTLSSLEVRFHIDSETHDPIDLQTKELMETNSMVEEFMLLANISVAQKIYDEFSECAMLRKHPAPPPSNYDVLLKAAKSKDVEIHTDSAKALADSLDRAKVDGFPYFNTLLRILATRCMMQAVYFCSGMDSDFHHYGLASPIYTHFTSPIRRYADIIVHRLLAVAIGADSTYPDLMDKHKQSALCNNLNYRHKMSQYAQRSSVAFHTQLFFKSRGILNEEGYILFVRKNAIIVLIPKFGLEGTVFFDSKDKTAPNLVFDEEIPSLTIEQHTFHIFDKVKVTISLDESNVQHQKIRMSLIQPVIPGVSVPAPVVEPQAKKPKLEQ, via the exons ATGCTGAAGTCTAAAACCTTCGTGAGGAAGACGCGGTCCGGCGGCGTGGTGAAGATCGTGCGGGAGCATTATCTGCGGGAAGATATCTGGTGCGGGAGCGAAGCTTGTACCGAGTGCAAACAGGAGTCCACGGTGCTGGAGACAGACGCGTGTCTGGAGAGCAGCCTGTGCTCGTATCCACATTATCTGATCCCTGACACCAACGTGGTGCTGCACCAG ATTGACGTGTTGGAGGATCCTGTGATTCGCAATGTGATCATCCTTCAGACCGTGCTGCAGGAGGTTCGACACCGCAGCGCGCCGGTCTATAAACGCCTGAAGGACATCATACACGAGAAAGAGAAACACGTCTACACATTTACTAACGAACACCACAG AGATACATTTATTGAACGGGAACCGGGGGAGAGCGCCAACGACCGTAACGACCGTGCAATCCGCGTGGCAGCCAAGTGGTACAGCCAGCACTTGAAGAAGTTGGAGTCTGAGACGGAGGGTCTCAAGGTGGTCCTCCTCACCAACGACCAAGACAACAAGCGGAAGGCAGAGGAGAGCGGCCTGCTGGCGtacaaat GTGAAGAGTACATCAAGAGTTTGATAGCAAACCCTGAGCTTGTGGATCGTCTAGCATTGTCCAATGATGACAAG AATGAAATCACTAGTAGTAGGGTGTTATTCCCAGAGCACCTTCCTCTGTCAAGGATCCAAGCCGGAATTAAGAGTGGCGCCTTCCTCCAAGGCACCTTCAGAGCCAGCAGAGACAACTACCTGGAAGCCACAGTCTTTGTCCAGGGAGAGGGGGAAGACAGCACAGAG GTTCTTCTTCAGGGTCTTCAGCACCTCAACAGAGCAGTGTACCAGGATGTGGTAGCTGTGCAGCTCCTGCCCCGAGATCAGTGGGTGGCGCCCTCGTCAGTCGTGCTCCAGGACGAAGGTGCAGCAAAGGATGATGaagctgaagaagaggaggaggagaaagct TTGAGGTTATCTGTCGCTGAAGCAGCCAGGAAACCCACAGGGAAAGTAGTGGGCATCATCAAAAGGAACTGGAGGCCATTCTGTGGCATGCTCAACGTCTCACTTATAAAAGAG TCAACCCGTCACCTTTTCACCCCGGCAGACCGCCGCATCCCACGTATTCGCATTGAAACACGTCAGGCGTCCACACTGGCGGGCCACAGGATCCTGGTGTCCATCGATGGCTGGCCCAAAGACTCCAGATATCCAAAT gGTCACTTTGTGCGCAGCCTGGGCAATGCAGGGGACAAGGACACAGAGCAGGAGGTGCTGCTACTGGAGCATGACGTCCCGCACCAGGACTTCTCCCAGGCTGTGCTCAGCTTCCTTCCCAAGATGCCGTGGGCCATCACACCAGAG GACATGGCGAAGAGGGAGGACCTGAGGAACCTGACAGTCTGCAGCGTGGATCCTCCAGGATGTACAGACATAGACGATGCCCTGCATTGCAGAGAGCTGGAAAATGGAAACCTTGAG GTGGGGGTCCACATCGCTGATGTCAGTCACTTCATCAGACCTGGTAACGCTATGGACAAAGAGGCCGCCAACCGTGGCACCACCGTCTACCTGTGTGGGAAG AGGATAGACATGGTCCCTGAGATGCTCAGCTCCAATCTCTGTTCACTGCGCTCCAACGTGGAGAG GCTCGCGTTCTCCTGCATCTGGGAGATGAACCACAAGGCAGAAATTGTGAAGACACGGTTCACAAAAAGTGTCATTAACTCCAAG GCATCTTTGACCTACGCTGAGGCCCAGATGAGAATCGATGACGCCAGCAGGAATGACGATACAACCGAGAGCCTTCGGGGTCTCAACAAACTTGCCAAAATCCTCAAGAAGCAGAGGATAGAGAAAGG GGCATTGACGCTGTCGTCCTTAGAGGTCCGCTTCCACATCGACAGTGAAACCCACGACCCCATTGACCTCCAGACCAAAGAACTCAT GGAGACCAACTCCATGGTGGAGGAGTTCATGTTGCTGGCCAATATTTCAGTCGCCCAGAAGATTTATGACGAATTTTCCGAGTGCGCTATGCTGAGGAAACATCCAGCGCCGCCTCCGTCCAACTACGACGTCCTGCTCAAGGCGGCAAAGTCCAAG GATGTGGAGATCCACACGGATTCAGCCAAGGCGCTGGCTGACTCTCTGGACAGGGCCAAAGTGGACGGCTTCCCATACTTCAACACGCTCCTGCGCATCTTGGCCACTCGCTGCATGATGCAGGCAGTCTATTTCTGTTCTGGTATGGACAGCGACTTCCACCACTACGGCCTTGCTTCCCCCATCTACACACACTTCACATCACCTATCAGGAG ATACGCAGATATAATAGTTCACCGCCTGCTGGCAGTGGCCATAGGAGCAGACAGCACCTACCCAGATTTAATGGACAAACACAAGCAGTCAGCCCTCTGCAACAACCTCAACTACAGACACAAGATGTCTCAGTATGCCCAGAGGTCGTCTGTGGCCTtccacacacag TTGTTCTTCAAGAGCCGAGGCATTCTTAACGAAGAGGGATATATTCTGTTCGTGAGGAAAAACGCGATCATTGTACTCATCCCTAAGTTTGGCCTGGAAGGAACAGTCTTCTTTGACAGCAAAGACAAAACCGCCCCGAACCTTGTTTTCGATGAAGAG ATTCCCTCTCTGACCATAGAGCAGCACACCTTCCACATATTTGACAAGGTGAAGGTCACAATCAGCCTGGACGAATCCAATGTTCAGCACCAGAAGATCCGCATGTCTCTGATCCAACCTGTG ATCCCTGGTGTGAGTGTTCCAGCCCCTGTCGTTGAACCACAGGCCAAGAAACCCAAACTGGAACAGTGA
- the pibf1 gene encoding progesterone-induced-blocking factor 1: MPPKKHHLRPTAANVSSSLDLESEDISLETTVPTTEDVSSSDEQRAGSGKVTRQQIERRELLHSVQLLRIELSQKSLIVDNMKADHMCKVDELEERLNDALHQKQVLTLRLDSQLKLAQEENRKQQTLRKQEMEAILLRQQQLEETNRQLCEKAGELRRSLRDLDISQDRFHELRDLPEDRMSIQEYVAVRFYEVVTPLRTQLAELSMKNGSLNEVADRHRTQMKALMESYEEERRLRAELEMRSQRVTLELADTKQQIHEGDYRRENYPNIKRDRDHFETELKELKRRFETLDLSHTAMTRERDTLSKEVATLQQSVNLLQKDKDYLHRQNLELSVRCAHEEDRLERLQVQLEDTKNARENTYEKYVASRDHYKSEYENKLREELENIRLKTSQEIDNLQRTSREMYERENRNLREARDNAVLEKDRAVAAERDAQSRYDQLLEQFRQLQLGTDSRVAELSNQAKLHSFEAERAQMVKEETAKALAQCQVECEKQQKKLELLTQEFYRLQTSSEKRAAELQAQNAEQASRLETYERLEQELDQVTMQAAEIENEEEAERVLFSYGYGANVPTTAKRRLKQSVHLARRVLQLEKQNTSLRRELDQHKSHTGQISEELVAANHLLQQTQQPYSYLIETVRQRDAQISSLKECVASLEDDISSLRKERTALQQVKNNMAADLERLLNHREELAVMKQVMISMRSRPGDAPDPLEAGVMASAAGKQQVKRIIRTKEEESPNKPKPTVFTKKEVPGRFQKQKQKTK, translated from the exons ATGCCTCCCAAGAAGCATCATCTGAGGCCGACAGCCGCCAACGTGTCCAGCTCCCTGGACCTGGAGTCGGAGGACATCAGCCTGGAGACCACGGTGCCCACCACGGAGGACGTGTCCTCGTCCGACGAGCAGCGGGCCGGCTCCGGGAAGGTGACCCGCCAGCAGATCGAGAGGAGGGAGCTGCTGCACAGCGTCCAGCTGCTGAGGATCGAGCTGTCTCAGAAGAGCCTCATCGTGGACAACATGAAGGCGGACCACATGTGCAAG gtggacgagctggaggagaggctgAATGATGCTCTCCATCAGAAACAGGTGCTGACCCTGAGGCTGGACAGCCAGCTGAAACTGGcccaggaggagaacag GAAGCAGCAGACTCTGCGGAAGCAGGAGATGGAAGCCATCCTgctcaggcagcagcagctggaggagaccaACCGGCAGCTGTGTGAAAAGGCTGGAGAGCTGCGGAGGTCACTCAGGGATCTGGACATCTCTCAAGACAGATTCCACGAGCTCCGTGACCTCCCGGAGGACAGAATGTCCATTCAGGAATACGTAGCT GTTCGTTTCTATGAGGTGGTGACTCCTCTGAGGACTCAGCTGGCTGAGCTCAGTATGAAGAATGGCAGTTTGAATGAAGTGGCGGACCGACACAGGACTCAGATGAAAGCTTTGATGGAG AGCTACGAGGAGGAACGGCGGCTTCGTGCTGAGCTGGAGATGAGGAGCCAGAGAGTGACCCTGGAACTGGCCGATACCAAACAGCAGATCCATGAAGGGGACTACCGCCGAGAGAACTATCCAAACATcaaacg aGACCGTGACCACTTCGAAACCGAACTGAAGGAGTTGAAGAGAAGATTTGAGACTCTGGACCTGAGTCACACTGCAATGACCAGAGAAAGGGACACACTCAGCAAAGAG GTGGCAACATTGCAGCAGTCGGTGAATCTCCTACAGAAAGACAAGGACTATCTCCACAGGCAGAACCTGGAGCTGAGTGTTCGATGTGCACATGAAGAGGACCGGCTGGAGAGGCTGCAG GTACAATTAGAAGACACAAAGAATGCCAGGGAGAACACCTACGAGAAATACGTAGCATCCAG AGACCACTATAAGTCTGAGTACGAAAACAAGTTAAGAGAGGAGTTGGAGAACATCCGACTGAAAACAAGTCAGGAGATTGACAACCTGCAGAGAACCTCCAGGGAGATGTACGAGAGGGAAAACAG GAACCTGCGAGAGGCCAGAGACAACGCTGTGCTGGAGAAAGACAGAGCGGTGGCAGCTGAGAGAGACGCTCAGTCCAGATACGATCAGCTGCTGGAACA GTTTCGGCAGCTCCAGCTGGGCACTGACAGCCGGGTGGCGGAGCTGTCTAACCAGGCCAAGCTGCACTCCTTCGAAGCCGAACGCGCTCAGATGGTCAAGGAGGAAACGGCCAAGGCCCTGGCCCAGTGCCAGGTGGAGTGtgaaaaacagcagaagaaactGGAG ctcctcacgCAGGAGTTTTACAGGCTGCAGACGTCATCAGAGAAGCGGGCGGCGGAGCTGCAAGCTCAGAATGCCGAGCAGGCCTCTCGCCTGGAGACGTACGAAAGACTCGAGCAAGAGTTGGACCAAGTGACCATGCAGGCGGCTGAAA TTGAGAATGAAGAGGAGGCCGAGAGAGTTTTATTCTCGTACGGCTACGGAGCCAACGTTCCCACGACGGCCAAGAGGAGACTCAAACAGAG CGTTCACCTGGCCCGCAGGgttctgcagctggagaagCAGAACACGTCgctgaggagggagctggaTCAACACAAGTCACACACGGGACAGATATCTgaggag CTGGTGGCAGCCAACCATCTGTTACAGCAGACGCAGCAGCCCTACAGCTACCTGATCGAGACGGTGAGGCAGAGGGACGCTCAGATCAGCTCACTGAAGGAATGTGTCGCTTCACTAGAGGACGACATCAG CTCTCTAAGAAAAGAACGGACCGCTCTGCAGCAGGTGAAAAACAACATGGCCGCCGACCTGGAGAGACTCCTCAACCATCGAGAG GAGTTAGCGGTGATGAAGCAGGTCATGATCAGCATGCGGTCCAGACCGGGAGACGCTCCTGACCCGTTGGAAGCTGGGGTCATGGCGTCTGCTGCGGGAAAGCAGCAGGTCAAACGAATCATCAGGACGAAGGAGGAAGAGTCACCGAACAAACCCAAACCCACTGTGTTC ACGAAAAAAGAAGTTCCTGGTCGGTTCCAAAAGCAGAAGCAGAAAACCAAAtga